A genomic window from Chitinophaga pollutisoli includes:
- a CDS encoding dienelactone hydrolase family protein encodes MDQNIIDLFDEYTHKPLRRDEFISRLAKLTGTMAAALAVLPLLESNYARAAEPLRDDLIEEDVSYPGDGVTMKGYLVRPKAGGKRGGVVVIHENRGLTPHIKDVTRRAAAAGYTALGVDALSVFGGTPANEDEGRTKIGQLDKAQNLRNYLLSLEYLRNRSDANGKTGCVGFCWGGAMANQLAVNDPKLNAAVAFYGMQADVADVPKIKAHLLLNYAETDERVNAGITAYEAALKAAGVKYELYIYPGTQHAFHNDTSAARYNEAAAKLAWERTLKVFKETLA; translated from the coding sequence ATGGATCAAAATATCATCGACCTTTTCGACGAATATACCCACAAGCCCCTCCGCCGCGACGAATTCATCAGCCGGCTGGCGAAGCTCACCGGTACCATGGCCGCAGCGCTGGCCGTTCTCCCGTTGCTGGAATCCAACTACGCCCGCGCAGCCGAACCGCTGCGCGACGATCTGATCGAAGAAGACGTCAGCTACCCGGGCGACGGCGTAACCATGAAAGGATATCTCGTTCGCCCGAAAGCGGGCGGTAAACGCGGCGGCGTCGTGGTAATTCATGAGAACCGCGGATTGACGCCGCACATCAAAGACGTGACGCGCCGCGCGGCCGCCGCGGGATACACCGCGCTGGGCGTGGATGCGCTGTCGGTTTTCGGCGGTACGCCCGCGAACGAAGATGAGGGCCGCACCAAAATCGGTCAGCTCGACAAGGCGCAGAATCTCAGAAACTATTTGCTTTCCCTCGAATACCTGCGGAACCGCTCCGATGCCAATGGCAAAACCGGCTGCGTAGGATTTTGCTGGGGTGGTGCGATGGCTAACCAGCTCGCCGTGAACGATCCGAAGCTGAATGCCGCCGTGGCTTTTTACGGGATGCAGGCGGATGTGGCGGATGTGCCGAAAATAAAAGCGCACCTGCTGCTCAATTACGCGGAAACCGACGAACGCGTGAACGCTGGCATCACTGCATACGAAGCCGCTCTGAAGGCGGCGGGTGTCAAATATGAATTGTACATCTATCCCGGAACGCAGCACGCGTTCCACAACGATACTTCCGCCGCGCGCTACAATGAGGCGGCCGCGAAGCTGGCGTGGGAAAGAACGTTGAA